The region GTGAGATTATGTGGGACAAGGACAGGGCAGATACGcatgtgaacaacaggcacaactaagTTGTTTTTCTCAAAGTTGACGGAATTCCACCATGcatccacttatatcagtacatttgTAACAGCCTAAACATGACAAAACTTCTATTCGATCGAGTAAGCATCACGTAATTCGACACTCTCTCatagacctccatacaaaaatgggCTTATCTCACGCGGACACATTTTTGGTCGGAGTATATCTTcttgcttcgcctcttcctctctgtcgtaTCTATGGCTGAATCCCAAATCACCCTCTTCCCCTTTCCCTCGGCCCTCTGCCCTCCATTTGTGTGTTCTCGCACTCTTCCGCCATTTGTAGAAGTGTCCCAATGTGAAAATTATGGAGGGTGTAGGGGTTAATAAGACCCTCAGATAGTGTCTGCAAGGCTGCAGGCTTCAGAGTGATGTGCTATCCCGACACGCACTGCGATATGTTGTGAGTTTGTGCAATTTTATACAAAAGAATGGAGAGGCGTGTCTAATTATAAGCCACATGCATTTGTTTGTGTCTGATTTCGAGACTTGACACGTGAAATAACAGATTAAATACCTCCCCAATTAAATGTTTAACTGTTACTGAAGTGTTAAACTTTTATTTGTTAATTAGAATTTCATACCAGTCTTATTATTTAAAAGTGAAACATTAATTAATTTAAGTCACTAGTGTACAGGAGTTGATGGGTTTATTGATCCCCTCGCCACTCTCTGGAAGTCACCCCTTGACAACTAAGGACCCTCTGAGTGAGTTGGTAGGGGCGAGGGAGTGGTTTGGTATTTACCGATTGGCTGTTTGCTCCCAACCCAGAGGAATCCCCAACCAGTTGATTACTTTAAAATTGTGGAAGCCcttaaagagattctctggtacttttgtatactttttagccagtagttctgaaagcagAGCTCGCAAGCCAAAAGTGACCCCCGAAAATTGCGTACTAAGTCACATATGTGAAGATATGCACCAcgtcactgttctctctctcgctctgctgtcaGTGCATcatgtgcatcttgctagctgtcactcatatggtgaggggctgaagctcattggttgaACTCAAATTGCTAAGTGGCTGGCCCATGTAGAAGAAAATGTAGGGGAAATGGcgcagcacagcttccagaaaaacagtcgctttcaaactagggatttcgagACTAACTGAGGttaaacagtaattctgctcatagattatgtgtgtatgaactacacattgacagcTCAAAGCAGGAAGTTAAAACAAATACTTAGTAGTCGCCAAagttccggagcatgtctttaatgtCACTGTCCATGCTAAAAGTGTTTATATCCAAGTGAGTCCTCTATCTCTGAGTTTGGCCTATTTTGCGTTTCAGCTTTCATCAGGGCGTGACCATTGCGCCTTTGCGTCACACCTGTCTTCCACACCTCACGAGAGGGGTCAATTGGGGGTCAAACAGACCATGGTGttttccacagccacaaagtcatatgGTAAAAATTCATATaaacaaaaaatatttaatttaaggttaggcacaCGGTTAGCagtttggttaaggttaggtttagaaaCATATTTGAAGAATATAATTTGTAGAAATGGGCGTGGTTTATGgcgctgtggtaactagtgatgaccGAAAATGGTCGGTTGTTTGTCAGGTGAGCGCGCGTCTCACCTTGTCCTCGGTAAGAAATCACACCTTTCGATTCCATCCTTCTGGTGGCAGTAACTCTGGCTTGCACCGGTGCTAGGTCGAACATGAGGGCTACCCACCGTAACAACACATGTATCCTGTCCGTTTTCGTATTTTTCTTGTGTTCTACGTTTACTCGAGCAGACGGGAAAATGGCCAACATTCCTACCAATCCCTCTGCTTCTTCACAATCACAACTCGGTGGGAGATGTCGCCGAAATCACCATAGTATTAGTCAGGAAAGCCAGCAGGAGCCGCTTCACACGTTGCTAACAGAAGCACAGAAGGCCGACCAGAACTTGCAATATATGTTAAGTTTGTTTAAGAGCGCGGCCGACCCGGATGGGAGGCCTAAACAGCATCGCCTGTTCGGGTCGAATACAGCGCGTCTGCTGCGACCCAACACCACTCAGGTGTGGTCTCTGACAGCGTCTTCgggtgagacagacacacacacacatacacagtgtaAGATAACAAGCGGTTATCATCCTACAGGTTTTGTCTATCAGATTATTTGAAATTACAGTGGTACGGGTACGGCTGTTGTACAACTTGTTCATTGTCATTCATAAAAACAATTTATAAACCGGTATTTAGGCTATAGGTTGTTGGGTATTGGGTAGGTGCAATGGTGTAGAATAGTCTAGGTTATCTTTGTAACTGTTTATGTTGAAACCTGACCATTTCAATTTAGAAGTGTATCAGGTCAAATGTGAGATGAAGATATTGACGCCTACCATTTGTCATCTCTACCTGTTCtttacatctctttctctccctcaaccctctacatctctttctctccctcaaccctctacatctctccctcaaccctctacatctctccctcaaccctctacatctctccctcaaccctctacatctctccctcaaccctctacatctctccctcaaccctctacatctctccctcaaccctctacatctctccctcaaccctctacatctctccctcaaccctctacatctctccctcaaccctctacatctctccctcaaccctctacatctctccctcaaccctctacatctctccctcaaccctctacatctctccctcaaccctctacatctctccctcaaccctctacatctctccctcaaccctctacatctttctctccctcaaccctctacatctttctctccctcaaccctctacatctttctctccctcaaccctctacatctttctctccctcaaccctctacatctttctttccctcaaccctgtacatctttctctccctcaaccctctacatctttctctccctcaaccctctacatctttctctccctcaaccctctacatctctccctcaaccctctacatctttctctccctctacatctttctcttccctctacatctttctctccctcaaccctctacatctttctctccctcaaccctctacatctttctctccctcaaccctgtacatctttctctccctcaaccctgtacatctttctctccctcaaccctctacatctttctctccctcaaccctctacatctctccctcaaccctctacatctttctctcccctctacatctttctctccctcaaccctctacatctttctctccctcaaccctctacatctttctctccctcaaccctctacatctctttctctccctcaaccctctacatctttctctccctcaaccctctacatctttctctccctcaaccctgtacatctttctctccctcaaccctgtacatctttctctccctcaaccctctacatctttctctccctcaaccctctacatctttctctccctcaaccctctacatctctccctcaaccctctacatctttctctccctctacatctttctctccctctacatctttctctccctcaaccctctacatctttctctccctcaaccctctacatctctttctctccctcaaccctctacatctttctctccctcaaccctctacatctctttctctccctcaaccctgtacatctttctctccctcaaccctctacatctctttctctccctatacACATTTttctccctcctgtcctctctgtatgttctctctcctcctccagtcctgcACTACACCTACACAGTGACGTACGACCTCCAGTCCCTCTCCCTGGAACAGCTAGTGAGAGCCTCCTTTGTCCACCTCCGTCCCTCTAATACATCCAGGATGCCCCACCCCTCCCCACTccgctgcagggccagagtcaCCTCTCTGGGGCATGATAGCTGGACAAGCCCCCCTGGAGGTCTGGGGCGCCTAGTCACCCTGGAGCCGCATCAGCAGTGGACAGAAACTGACATCACAGAGCACCTCACCACACAGGTGGTAACGCTGACCCAGGGAAGGCCAAAGCAGGGCAGTCGCCTGACCCTCATGGCCCAGTATTGGTGCTTGGATCCTGGACGTTGGAGGAGCGAGGCCTTGGGCGGCCTGTGGAGGATCCGAGGGGGAcacaggagggggaggagggcggCCTCCGCAAATCACCTCAACGCCcccgctctcctcctcttcctcaatgAAGAGGAAGAAACCAGAGAGTGGAGGGCGGCGACCCGAACTGGGGGGTCCAGTTTGGGGGGTCTGACTCCGGAGCCTCACCACCTCTCCGCTCCCAGACTACGTCGCTCCAACCGCCCTAATCCCCCAGGTAGCATCGTCTCCGACATCCCCAACTACCGAAAACACAAGAAACCCTCGCCCAAGAACCAGTGCAAACTCCACTCCTACCGGGTCACCTTTGCCTCGTTAGGCCTTGTCAAATACCTCGCCCCACACCAGTACAACCCTGGCTACTGTAAAGGAGACTGCCCCAGAATCCTCCACTACGGCCTCAACCCGTCCAGCCATGCCATCATGCAGAACCTGATTAAAGGGAAGGGGATGGACGAGGTGCCATCGCTGTCCTGCGTGCCGTATAAGTACAAGCCCATCAGCGTGCTGATGCTGCTGGATGACAACAAGACAGTGGATTATAAGGAGATCCCTGACATGATAGCTGAGTCCTGCACCTGTCGGTAGTTAGAGAAATGGGGAGTGGGAGGACGTTAGGAGCATGGACCCACCCCCCCCCTTACACACTTGCTGGTAGGTAGGAATGTGGACCCCCCCTCCCTTACACACTTGCGTGGACCCCCCTCCCTTACACACTTGCTGCTAGTTAAAGACATTTGGGTGGGGAGGGGAGGTAGTCAGGGGGTGGCCGGTAGAGACTGGGGCTTAGTTTACCCTCCCTTTCACTAAGCTGTCCCTCCCAACCCTGAGTTTGCTagatctgtctccctccctcctcacactCACCACTGGCTTCAGCTGCCCCATATCACACTGAACCTTtttgaaggagaggagggaaaagacagaggaagagagtagAGGGAGGGGTAGTTTGGAGGGGGTTCCACAAAAAATAAAATAGCTTGTTGCCTTCTTTAACATGCTCTGTGTACAGGTTTCTGTTAGAATCACTGGACCAGTAAATGAATCATATGGGACTGAAGGCACTTCACTTTGGACCTTCTGGAGGGCAGAGAGAACAACTTAAGACTCCAGGTCACACCACCCTAAAGCTCTGTGGGTAGTGAAGTCTAATGTGCCCGTGGTCATGTGATGATGATGAAATGATGTGCTGTAGGAATATGTTGATGGGTGTACAGGAAGGGTCAATTCTGGCGTTCTGCTTAAACTAActggtgtttgttttgtttttttctggtctctttctttttaaaatcttgTTATCAATGCTTGATATCTGGACACAGGAAGTGAGTGATGGAACACACAACGTGATTGGCCAGAGACTAAGCTTCGTAAGATATGTACATATTTGGATCCACACACTTTGTGTTGTTGGCATGTTGGGCCCCTCTAACAGTTTGGGTGTCTGCCCtaaaattaaatacaaataataaaaaaaagcattttaaaataaaaaaatggtcgCCGGCCTTTTTCAGTGAGCCTTTATATTGAGCTATTAAGGACTCGATGGAGTCTTGCTAGACTTGAAGTGttttccaaatggcacccatgtcgtgcactacttttgaccaggaccaatagggtagtagtgcactacgtaaggaatagggtgctatttgggatgtaacCTTGGGAGTTTGCTGCTTCTTTACAAAACCACAGATTTTTCTAGTATTTCTGGGCCGAGGGTGTGGCCTTCCCAAACGGAAAAGGgcgggagagaggatgagaacaGTATCACTGTCAATAGCGTATCTCAGGAAAGAAATACGAAATGGGGAAAGTGCAATGTGTCTGAGTATTTTTCAGTGTCTTATGAATGTTTAGGTAAAAGTCTCGCACTGAAATTATTGTGACATTTTATTATaatgaatgaaaataaataataaaatgaaTATTTTGTAAAAATCTGATTTGACATTTGTTTTGTTTCTTAACTATAGTTGGATGATAGTGCCCCTAATGTTGAATTGGAAGTCACTAGTTAgccatgcatgttttgttaagtatatatttttttacattggttTTGTGTTCTAATGTGAGAaggattttaaaaaaaaaaagttttcggTCTGTTTTTTGGACACAGAATTTTGCCTATTGGAGAAAGAAGCATTTTGAATGGTGACTATCCATTTTAACATGATATTTAGTCCAGAACTAGACTCAATCTGTGTCTGAGAAAACCAACTGTTTATATTCATGACTTTACCCTGTTATGTAGTTCCCTGTTATGTAGTTCAGGGTTCTCCATGTTGCATGCTGGAGTGGACAAAATGGGCAAAATTATATTATGGGTTGATGGGCCTGTTAATGTAGGGCCTAAGTTTAGGCTTGGTAGGTTGTTTTATTTGGGTGCATTTCTATTTTTTGAATTTGGCATTGTAGCCTGActacaccaaacattaggaacatcttcctagtattgagatgcaccccctttctgccctcagaacagcctccgttcgtcaggacatggactctacaaggtgtggaaagcgttccacagggatgctggtccatgttgactccaatgcttcccacagtggtgtccagtttccttgtttttcttcttggtgttggaccattcttaatacacacaaCTGTTGAGTGTGggaaaaaacccagcagtgttgcagttcttgactcaaaccgaTGTGCCTGGCACGTACAACCATAccatgttcaaaggcacttcaatattttgtcttgcccattcaccctgggaacggcacacatacacaatccatgtctcaatgcttaaaaaaccttgaacctgtctcctccccttcatctatactgattgaagtggatttaacaggtgacatcaataagggatcatagctttcacctggtcagtctgtcatggaaagagcaggtgttcgtaatgttttgtactctgtgTATTTTTGTGCTGTCGCTACAGACGTCTTTGACCTGCAGTAGATGCCTTTTGCCCACAGAGGGTGCTGTTACTGTCATTTAAACCAGGGTTTCACCACTTCTCGCCCACACAGCTCAACTGCTATAGGCCAGGGGGTTGAACTGTAGCAGTGCTGTCCGGTATGGAATGACAAGATTGTTTCTTAAATAGACCTTGGTACTCTAAAAGTGAAATGAGAACTGGCACCTTTTTTTTGTTCCACTTCAAGCACTGCTATATGTTAAAAGAATAGTGTATATTTGGAGCATGGCTCTTCCTGTTCCTGGTTTCACTGACTTTGGCCGGATGAACCAAGTCTTGTGCTCTGGGAAGGAACCATGTCTTAGCATCAGAGAGAACATTTTTGCAGTTatcaagctaatttcctgcaactctacacatttttccatgaggCAGATACAAAAAGTATTGAGTTAAAAATGTATACTTGGTGGAGGgctgtggataccaatatccctgtgagcctcccagggCTAATGTAGATGAATAATATTGTATTACACCTAAACGTATTCCACTATCCCTTGGCCAAAATGATTTGAATCTGTTGTTAGTAAtataacaattttttttattgtaacTGTCCTCGGACCCCCTTTAGTACATCCGCAGACCCCTGTcttaaaaaatacatgttttatatcAATAGGATCACCTGGACTGGATTATGGCTAATAAACTAAAAAACTGTATGGGACAGGTTCCCGGAAACAAATTAAATCCTGGACTAAAAACCTTTATTTCTGTGGAAAATGTCCATTGAGCTTTCAAGTTAGCctgagtaccagtctgtttgtgctatcattccACTCCCTGCCGTTTCTGTCCAGCACAGTTCTGGTCATCTCCAGCCGGTACAGAGGTTAGTTATCCCCTGTCACAGCACAAATGAGAGTGCatgggacggacacacacacacacacacacacacacgtgtggtcaaatgtagtgcactatatagggaatatgttgCCTTTGTGTCTCTGTTAGCATAGGGCAGATTCTCTCTGTTATCGGTTATCCCTGGGAGAAGGTGAACTACAGCACGACTGAACATTTACAGGATTTTATGTCTGTGTCCGTCTCGCTCATGTTGAAGACGTATTTTCAGGAATGTGTCATGGAGCATTCAGAGGTCACCAGGCAGAGAGACTGAGGAATGCTACTCTccccaggagagagagatgagggggagggggggacagagagagagggggaggggggacagagaggggagggggacagagagagggggagggggggcagagagggggaggggggacaaagagagggggaggggggcagagaggggagggggggacagagagagagaaggaggggagggggggcagagagagagagagggggaggggggacggagagagcgggagggggggacagagagaggggggggacagagagagagagggggagggggggaaggggggacagagagagagagggggagggggggacagagagaggggagggggacagagagagagggggagggggggacagagagaaagagcttGAATCATGTCACGGCAATATTGCGGGAAATATGTGGAGTGAGCACCTTGCTCAGCTCcagaacatggttaaaactatcactTTGATCCCATGGctccgtctatgaatttgagaccccatataaaaaaaatgtaatcccaaCTCCCAGCTGTTCACCAAAACAAGTGGCAAGGTGTCCCTTTGGTTGATTTTACACATCTCAGATTAGACATTTAAACATCATTTCTATCTCTTCTAGAAGAATCTTCTCTTCTTCTTTTGGCTCGTgtcagagactgggagagagagctgggtggactgggagagagagctgggtggactgggagagagagctgggtggACTGGGAGTTTACAACAGTGGAATTAGTTTcagttgtacatttttttttttgccatctCGCTGCTTATCTCAGAAGATTCTCATGTACACGTGGTTTCTGAGATATCAGAGACTTACTGGCGTTGTGAGATAATCCGATTATATGTTAATCTGCGCAGTGTGACTGCAGTAAAGACGACCTGAAACGCACGCAATGACAACAGTGTTCTTTGTCCTGGCCTGCTGCCTGCTGATGACTCTTGAATCGACCCTGCAGACAGTCAGCTGGGAGGGAGTCTGACAGAACTCCTAAACAAATAACACAGCAAAGGTCAATTACATCCCTGTAGcaccaagagagagagggagagagagagacggagcgagagggagggagagagagattgagagagagagagagagagagacagagagacggagtgagagggagagagagaaagagagacgcagagagagacagagacggagcgagagagagagagattgagagagagagacagagagacggagtgagagaaagagagaaagagagagagacaggtcgagagaatgagagagagggagagagagggagagagagacggagcgagagggagagagagagagacggagggagggagagagcgagagggaggaagagagcgagagggagggagagacagagagagagacggagtgagagacggagcgagagagagagagagagaggcagagacaaagagagagagagacaggtggaacAGGAGGTGAacacactccagtcagcacaAAAAATCGTCCAGCtcaacaacaccccctcaaccagacccggagagctagaggtggagagagacatatctgcactctggactgtggtgagacaacttcaacaggagaaagagcaggagcaggagtgaacagagcactagaggagaggatcagactgctggaggagagtgtgagggggatggaggagaggatcagactgctggaggagagggtgagggggatggaggagaggatcagactgctggaggagagtgtgagggggatggaggagaggatcagactgctggaggagagggtgagggggatggaggagaggatcagactgctggaggagagggtgagggggatggaggagaggatcagactgctggaggagagtgtgagggggatggaggagaggatcagactgctggaggagagtgtgagggggatggaggagaggatcagactgctggaggagagggtgagggggatggtggagaggatcagactgctggaggagagggtgaggggggatggaggagaggatcagactgctggaggagagggtgagggggatggaggagaggatcagactgctggaggagagggtgagggggatggaggagaggatcagactgctggaggagagggtgagggggatggaggagaggatcagactgctggaggagagggtgagggggatggaggagaggatcagactgctggaggagagggtgaggggggatggaggagaggatcagactgctggaggagagggtgagggggatggagggagaggatcagactgctggaggagagggtgaggggggatggaggagaggatcagactgctggaggagagggtgaggggggatggaggagaggatcagactgctggaggagagggtgagggggatggtggagaggatcagactgctggaggagagggtgagggggatggtggagaggatcagactgctggaggagagggtgaggggggatggaggagaggatcagactgctggaggagagggtgagggggatggaggagaggatcagactgctggaggagagggtgagggggatggagggagaggatcagactgctggaggagagggtgaggggggatggaggagaggatcagactgctggaggagagtgtgagggggatggaggagaggatcagactgctggaggagagggtgagggggatggaggagaggatcagactgctggaggagagggtgagggggatggagggagaggatcagactgctggaggagagggtgaggggggatggaggagaggatcagactgctggaggagagggtgaggggggatggaggagaggatcagactgctggaggagagggtgagggggatggtggagaggatcagactgctggaggagagggtgagggggatggtggagaggatcagactgctggaggagagggtgaggggggatggaggagaggatcagactgctggaggagagggtgagggggatggagggagaggatcagactgctggaggagagggtgagggggatggtggagaggatcagactgctggaggagagggtgaggggggatggaggagaggatcagactgctggaggagagggtgagggggatggagggagaggatcagactgctggaggagagggtgagggggatggtggagaggatcagactgctggaggagagggtgagggggatggaggagaggatcagactgctggaggagagggtgagggggatggagggagaggatcagactgctggaggagagggtgagggggatggaggagaggatcagactgctggaggagagggtgagggggatggagggagaggatcagactgctggaggagagggtgagggggatggaggagaggatcagactgctggaggagagggtgagggggatggagggagaggatcagactgctggaggagagggtgaggggggatggaggagaggatcagactactggaggagagggtgaggggggatggaggagaggatcagactgctggaggagagggtgagggggatggagggagaggatcagactgctggaggagagggtgaggggggatggaggagaggatcagactgctggaggagagggtgaggggggatggaggagaggatcagactgctggaggagagggtgagggggatggaggagaggatcagactgctggaggagagggtgagggggatggcgtgtgacagagaacaacccactagagaggtggccagccccgcagagaagccagcagaacagcccacctcagctccCGACAAAAGTCTTGACACCACATCTGAACAGTCCACCTCTGTCCCTGACCATGGACTCGACATCACTGCAggacagacaaatgaagaaccccaagcccaggggatcccaacccctctgagcaccccccctgtcagccaccctgatagccctcctgactacccccccctgtcagccaccctgatagccctccctgacaaccccccccccccccgtcagccaccctgatagccctcctgactaCCCCCCTGTCAGCCACactgatagccctcctgacaacccccccctgtcagccaccctgatagccctcctgactacccccctgtcagccaccctgatagccctcctgactaCCCCCCCCCGTCAGCtaccctgatagccctcctgactacccccctgtcagccaccctgatagcGCTCCCTGACTACCCCCCCgtcagccaccctgatagccctcctgactacccccctgatagccctcctgactaccccaccctgatagccctcctgactaccccaccctgatagccctcctgactacccaccctgatagccctcctgactaCCCCCCCTGATagccaccctgatagccctcctgacaaccccccctgtcagccaccctgatagccctcctgactaccccccctgtcagccaccctgatagccctcctgactaccccccctgtcagccaccctgatagccctcctgacaacccccctgtcagccaccctgatagccctccCTGACTACCCCCCCtgtcagccaccctgatagccctcctgacaacccccctgtcagccaccctgatagccctcctgactaccccccctgtcagccaccctgatagcccCCCTGACAACACCCCCCtgtcagccaccctgatagccctccCTGACTACCCCCCCCtgtcagccaccctgatagccctcctgacaacaccccctgtcagccaccctgatagccctcctgactaCCCCCCCTGATagccaccctgatagccctcctgactacccccccacacagccactgaggacatacacaagccacagattgtactccttatggactcaaacGGGAAATATATACAATAAAATAAAAGACATTCCCAAACATAATGTCTTTcccgtgactgtgcctcaaaaccaaatgtctacctggcccaccactccaccctagacctgaacagcctttatgaccaggtccacctatacaaggcagcagtgcccaccttcgcccGGACCCTAGAGGACATCGACTTCAAACGCAGAcccaacacttcacaca is a window of Salmo salar chromosome ssa18, Ssal_v3.1, whole genome shotgun sequence DNA encoding:
- the bmp15 gene encoding bone morphogenetic protein 15, yielding MRATHRNNTCILSVFVFFLCSTFTRADGKMANIPTNPSASSQSQLGGRCRRNHHSISQESQQEPLHTLLTEAQKADQNLQYMLSLFKSAADPDGRPKQHRLFGSNTARLLRPNTTQVWSLTASSVLHYTYTVTYDLQSLSLEQLVRASFVHLRPSNTSRMPHPSPLRCRARVTSLGHDSWTSPPGGLGRLVTLEPHQQWTETDITEHLTTQVVTLTQGRPKQGSRLTLMAQYWCLDPGRWRSEALGGLWRIRGGHRRGRRAASANHLNAPALLLFLNEEEETREWRAATRTGGSSLGGLTPEPHHLSAPRLRRSNRPNPPGSIVSDIPNYRKHKKPSPKNQCKLHSYRVTFASLGLVKYLAPHQYNPGYCKGDCPRILHYGLNPSSHAIMQNLIKGKGMDEVPSLSCVPYKYKPISVLMLLDDNKTVDYKEIPDMIAESCTCR